One window from the genome of Kluyveromyces marxianus DMKU3-1042 DNA, complete genome, chromosome 3 encodes:
- the YRA2 gene encoding Yra2p, whose protein sequence is MSFEQDLESIAGGKVYRRRDLRNGLADRLGIPDRDREPRGGRYGGVNAGRGRGRGGFRSKREFNDRRVKLTLLRIKNIPLETSDYEIEDMLNEIGEVASFRINDKKDSRVASVEFKDPQVLAVALETVNNKEVNGSQLECETFEIRVKAGTKGAAPSSVPAQPATHTRPPKPEPKTREELDQEMDEYMSQP, encoded by the exons ATGTCTTTCGAGCAGGATTTAGAGAGCATTGCTGGTGGAAAA GTTTATCGTCGTCGTGATTTAAGGAACGGACTAGCGGACCGTTTGGGAATTCCAGATAGAGACAGAGAGCCTCGTGGTGGAAGATACGGTGGAGTGAACGCAGGTAGAGGCAGAGGCAGAGGCGGGTTCCGCAGCAAACGGGAATTTAACGACAGAAGGGTGAAACTCACTTTACtaagaatcaaaaacatACCATTAGAGACGAGTGATTATGAGATTGAAGATATGCTAAATGAAATAGGGGAAGTGGCTTCTTTCAGGATTAACGATAAGAAAGATAGTAGGGTGGCCAGTGTAGAATTCAAAGATCCGCAAGTATTGGCAGTTGCTCTTGAAACTGTAAATAACAAGGAGGTGAACGGCTCCCAGCTTGAATGTGAAACATTTGAGATTCGTGTTAAGGCAGGGACGAAAGGTGCAGCTCCTAGTTCTGTGCCAGCTCAACCTGCGACCCATACTAGACCACCTAAACCTGAACCAAAGACTAGAGAGGAATTGGACCAAGAAATGGACGAGTATATGTCACAGCCATGA
- the DOA1 gene encoding Doa1p, translating into MFELSAQLVGHTQDVRNVVAMNESQLASVSRDGSVRVWERDADGLWNGHIAYISEKFVNSLTWDAQNGFLFFGGQDMIIYGVSGVHSMDQEPVYAFVGHEGNVCSLSGGFDMLVSCSWDKTARIWREGKEDKVLRGHLAAVWDAKVLKDGRVLTASADKSVKLWSADGHVLKSFDKLHSDVVRCLCALEDGNHFVSGSNDGTLKLSNLDGTVLHEFVGHESFVYGVKQLPSGEIVSCGEDRTVRIWNLDGTPKQVITLPAVSIWTVDVFSNGDIAVGSSDKFIRVFTESEERRASEQDIEELHKMVEHSSVNSQTMGFDESKLKPYSDLQNAGQKEGQIIVVKNPTGVIEAHQWSNGKWAKVGDVVSAAGNDNKVEYEGAKYDYVFDVDVEEGKPPLKLPVNANDNPYDVAEKFILRYELPQSYRDQIVQFIVTNTNSASFDQSQAAPTGVQDTTVGSGAVAGSGPRQDINYRILPVKQYLKLTSFDPDSLFNGIVKLNEKEKTFDDDALGAIGTALHDIDNNVELLYAHASIIKNQWNASHKTPAFDIVRILAPKLPSSEDLSDFIEEGLSEENPISTMLTTRMLANSFSNEIWGKELMGKPAVYDSIFQLLGSDYQNCKPQHRNNLAVAIATLVFNYSVYITETNNVNVLPIVADALNTKYGTSPMFLNSEEATYRLLVAYGNLSTVEPTLHQYAKSIAWIKRAKDKYGYIKRFEDILEDLYR; encoded by the coding sequence ATGTTTGAACTCAGCGCGCAATTGGTGGGTCACACACAGGATGTGAGAAATGTGGTAGCGATGAACGAGAGTCAATTGGCCAGTGTCTCACGGGATGGAAGCGTTAGGGTATGGGAAAGGGATGCGGATGGATTGTGGAATGGTCATATTGCGTATATCTCTGAGAAATTCGTGAATAGTTTGACGTGGGATGCGCAGAATGgatttttgttctttggtgGTCAAGACATGATAATATATGGTGTGTCTGGGGTGCATAGTATGGACCAGGAGCCCGTGTATGCATTTGTAGGGCATGAAGGTAATGTTTGCTCACTTTCCGGAGGATTTGACATGTTGGTGAGCTGCTCTTGGGATAAGACAGCGCGGATATGGCGTGAAGGGAAGGAAGACAAGGTTCTTAGGGGACACCTAGCAGCGGTTTGGGATGCGAAGGTTTTGAAGGACGGCAGGGTGCTTACTGCGTCAGCAGACAAGAGTGTTAAGTTATGGAGTGCTGATGGACATGTCCTGAAAAGTTTCGATAAGTTACACTCCGATGTGGTAAGGTGCTTGTGTGCTCTTGAAGATGGCAACCATTTTGTGAGTGGTTCGAACGACGGAACGTTGAAATTGAGCAACCTTGACGGTACTGTGTTGCATGAATTTGTGGGCCACGAGAGTTTTGTTTATGGTGTAAAACAGCTCCCATCTGGTGAGATTGTGTCCTGTGGTGAAGACAGGACTGTGCGTATTTGGAACTTGGACGGAACCCCGAAACAGGTAATCACGTTACCTGCGGTATCTATCTGGACAGTTGATGTGTTCTCCAACGGTGACATTGCAGTTGGTAGTAGTGATAAATTTATTCGGGTGTTTACGGAGAGTGAGGAGAGACGTGCCTCTGAACAAGATATCGAAGAGTTACATAAAATGGTGGAACATTCGTCGGTAAATTCACAGACCATGGGATTCGACGAGTCCAAGCTTAAACCATACTCAGACTTACAAAATGCTGGTCAAAAGGAGGGTCAAATAATAGTGGTGAAGAATCCCACGGGTGTCATTGAAGCTCACCAGTGGTCCAACGGGAAATGGGCTAAAGTCGGTGATGTAGTTTCTGCGGCTGGTAACGACAATAAGGTTGAATATGAGGGTGCGAAGTACGATTATGTGTTTGATGTTGACGTCGAAGAAGGGAAACCCCCATTAAAATTACCTGTGAATGCAAATGATAATCCGTATGATGTTGCTGAAAAATTCATTCTAAGGTATGAGCTTCCTCAAAGCTACCGTGATCAAATCGTCCAGTTTATCGTCACAAACACGAATTCTGCCTCTTTCGACCAATCACAAGCAGCGCCAACAGGAGTACAGGATACGACTGTTGGTTCTGGTGCTGTTGCTGGCTCTGGCCCTCGCCAAGACATCAATTACAGAATACTACCAGTTAAACAATATTTGAAACTAACGTCCTTCGATCCAGATAGTCTATTTAACGGTATCGTCAAATTAAACGAAAAGGAGAAGACTTTCGATGATGACGCCCTAGGGGCAATTGGTACCGCATTACATGATATCGATAACAACGTAGAATTGCTCTATGCGCATGCATCTATCATTAAAAATCAATGGAATGCTAGTCACAAAACCCCAGCATTTGATATCGTACGGATCCTAGCACCAAAATTACCCTCGAGCGAAGACTTGAGCGACTTTATAGAGGAAGGTCTCTCTGAAGAAAATCCAATATCTACAATGCTAACCACAAGAATGTTAGCTAACTCCTTCTCGAATGAAATATGGGGTAAAGAGCTCATGGGGAAACCAGCGGTCTATGATTCTATTTTCCAACTTCTAGGAAGCGATTACCAAAACTGCAAACCACAACATAGGAATAATTTGGCAGTAGCAATTGCAACTCTAGTCTTCAACTACTCTGTATACATCACAGAAACAAATAACGTCAACGTACTCCCAATCGTCGCTGATGCTTTGAACACCAAGTACGGTACATCTCCAATGTTCCTAAACAGTGAAGAAGCTACCTACAGACTTCTCGTTGCCTATGGGAACCTAAGCACTGTTGAACCAACTTTGCATCAATATGCAAAATCAATCGCTTGGATCAAGAGAGCAAAGGACAAATATGGTTACATCAAACGTTTCGAAGATATACTAGAAGATTTGTACAGATGA
- the SAC1 gene encoding phosphatidylinositol-3-phosphatase SAC1: MRGPVLLCQEKDRVLLKQSSKLGKNDVVLGISAHENEVNVLPADVFPARGNIRKIAAVIGILQLKIGKYLVIANRVEEAGRLNGHNVYKVAEHNLISIDKKQRSDADESQYLQLVDRHLDSATLYFSYGYDLTNSVQRNESIEGVSWKTADTRFFWNHYATETLRKATEVDDRVSDFIIPMIYGYAKVVDTTFNSTPVSVGLITRRSIYRAGTRYFRRGIDEDGNVGNFNETEQVLCVQKPMKDGYHLFSFLQTRGSVPVYWAELNNLKYKPQLLLSEKSSLDATRKHFDEQIRLYNENYLVNLVNQKGHELPVKEAYEQVVNALEEPKLHYVYFDFHHECRNMQWHKVKLLLNQLESMGLSNKDFFHKTMDANGNTIQIISKQQSVVRTNCMDCLDRTNVVQSVLAHWVLQEEFKSVGLTDDTNLWESDKNLLFEFQNFWADNADAVSVAYSGTGALKTDFTRTGKRTYVGALMDGINSLSRYYQNNLSDGPRQDAYDLFLGNFKPYANVVHSPFPDRRPMIIQAIPTVVYAAITVMMATIVFPKDHFTSPKNLAFFFGSIGVMIACANFVLKKGVQYVNWPKLVDLGFLIAEHTHNKEKEFKGVSYVPDPNFIRPNSLKRD; this comes from the coding sequence ATGAGAGGTCCAGTTTTACTATGTCAAGAGAAAGATAGGGTTCTTTTAAAGCAAAGCAGTAAGCTTGGAAAGAACGACGTTGTTTTGGGTATTTCTGCTCATGAGAACGAGGTGAATGTGTTGCCAGCTGATGTTTTTCCAGCGAGGGGTAATATCCGGAAGATTGCTGCGGTGATTGGTATCTTGCAGTTGAAGATTGGGAAGTATCTTGTTATCGCAAATAGAGTGGAAGAAGCCGGTCGTTTGAACGGACATAATGTGTACAAGGTTGCAGAGCATAATTTGATATCTATTGACAAAAAACAGCGTTCAGATGCTGATGAATCGCAGTACTTGCAGCTTGTGGATCGTCACTTGGATAGTGCTACTTTGTACTTTTCGTACGGGTACGACTTGACGAATAGCGTTCAGCGGAACGAGAGTATTGAAGGTGTGTCTTGGAAGACTGCTGACACCAGATTTTTCTGGAACCATTATGCGACGGAGACATTACGCAAGGCTACGGAAGTGGATGATAGAGTTTCCGATTTCATCATTCCAATGATTTACGGTTACGCGAAAGTGGTGGACACCACTTTTAACAGTACACCAGTGTCCGTTGGTTTGATCACCAGAAGAAGTATTTACAGGGCAGGTACTAGATACTTCCGTAGAGGTATTGATGAAGACGGAAACGTTGGGAACTTCAATGAAACTGAACAAGTGCTATGCGTTCAAAAACCAATGAAGGATGGCTATcatttgttttcattcttgCAAACCAGAGGGTCTGTTCCTGTGTATTGGGCTGAgttgaacaacttgaaATACAAGCCGCAATTGCTATTGAGCGAGAAGAGCTCTTTGGACGCTACAAGAAAACACTTTGATGAGCAAATTCGCTTGTACAATGAGAACTATTTGGTCAACCTTGTGAATCAAAAGGGTCATGAGTTGCCAGTGAAGGAGGCCTATGAGCAAGTCGTGAATGCTTTAGAAGAACCAAAGCTTCATTATGTCTACTTTGACTTCCACCATGAGTGCCGTAACATGCAATGGCACAAGGTGAAGCTTCTACTCAACCAGTTGGAGTCTATGGGGCTTTCAAACAAAGACTTTTTCCATAAGACTATGGATGCCAATGGTAACACTATCCAAATTATTTCCAAGCAACAATCCGTTGTAAGAACAAACTGTATGGACTGCTTAGATAGAACCAATGTCGTGCAATCAGTGCTAGCTCACTGGGTGCTACAAGAGGAGTTCAAATCTGTTGGGCTAACCGATGACACCAATTTGTGGGAATCTGACAAGAATTTATTGTTCGAATTCCAAAACTTCTGGGCTGACAATGCCGATGCTGTGAGTGTCGCATATTCGGGTACAGGTGCTTTGAAGACTGACTTTACCAGAACCGGTAAGCGCACTTACGTAGGTGCATTGATGGACGGTATCAATTCTCTGTCTCGTTATTACCAGAATAATTTGTCCGATGGACCTAGACAGGACGCATACGACTTATTCTTGGGCAACTTCAAGCCATATGCAAATGTGGTACACTCTCCTTTCCCTGACAGAAGACCAATGATCATCCAGGCTATACCAACGGTTGTTTACGCAGCAATTACCGTGATGATGGCAACGATTGTGTTCCCTAAGGATCATTTCACCAGTCCTAAAAACCtcgccttcttctttggttccATTGGAGTCATGATTGCTTGTGCTAACTTTGTGCTGAAGAAGGGTGTTCAATACGTCAACTGGCCTAAGCTAGTTGACTTGGGTTTCTTGATTGCCGAACACACTCATaacaaggaaaaagaattcaaggGCGTAAGCTACGTTCCTGATCCAAACTTTATTAGACCAAACTCTTTAAAGAGAGATTAG
- the TRP3 gene encoding bifunctional anthranilate synthase/indole-3-glycerol-phosphate synthase, which produces MTISKRVVLIDNYDSFTWNIYEYLCQEGAEVLVYRNDKISVEEVEALKPDIVMISPGPGHPKTDSGISRECIRYFCGKVPVFGVCMGQQCMFDVFGGEISFAGEIVHGKTSPIYHDGKGFFRRVPQGVAVTRYHSLAGTKETLPDVLEVTARTENGIIMGVRHKKYTVEGVQFHPESILTESGHQMIKNILEVTGATWEENEANLRAKAVDANVSGGKSILDTIYEKRRVDVQQQSSTPGFRLVDLETNYKLGLAPQVQDFYQRLQSATQNKKTAVLAEVKRASPSKGDIDLSVVASEQALQYAGAGAAAISVLTEPHWFKGSIEDLRSVRRALDVKFKGNEANRPCVLRKEFIFSKYQILEARLAGADTVLLIVKMLNDALLKELYDYAKELHLEPLVEVNSSAELTRALSIGSKVIGVNNRDLHSFNVDLSTTSSLVGQVPEGTLLIALSGITVASDADQYKKEGVHGVLVGEALMRAESVDTFIQELIN; this is translated from the coding sequence ATGACGATCAGCAAAAGAGTAGTTTTAATCGACAATTACGATTCATTTACATGGAATATCTACGAGTATTTGTGTCAGGAGGGAGCTGAGGTATTGGTTTATCGTAATGATAAGATTAGTGTTGAGGAAGTGGAGGCATTGAAGCCAGATATTGTGATGATTTCGCCTGGGCCAGGCCATCCTAAGACGGATTCTGGAATTTCGCGGGAGTGTATCAGGTATTTCTGTGGTAAGGTGCCTGTTTTTGGTGTTTGTATGGGTCAACAGTGTATGTTTGATGTGTTTGGTGGTGAGATAAGCTTTGCTGGAGAAATTGTCCATGGTAAGACGTCGCCTATTTACCACGATGGGAAGGGTTTCTTTAGAAGGGTTCCGCAGGGAGTTGCTGTTACTAGGTACCATTCGCTAGCGGGCACGAAGGAGACGCTTCCCGACGTGTTGGAGGTTACAGCCAGGACGGAGAATGGGATTATCATGGGTGTGAGACATAAGAAGTACACTGTGGAAGGTGTTCAGTTCCATCCGGAATCTATTCTCACTGAGAGCGGGCATCAAATGATCAAAAATATTCTTGAAGTGACGGGGGCCACCtgggaagaaaatgaagcGAATCTGAGGGCCAAGGCTGTGGATGCGAATGTCAGTGGAGGTAAGTCCATCTTGGACACGATTTATGAAAAACGTCGTGTCGACGTGCAACAGCAGTCTTCTACTCCGGGTTTCCGTCTTGTGGATTTAGAGACAAACTACAAGCTAGGTTTGGCCCCACAGGTGCAAGATTTCTACCAGAGATTGCAGAGTGCTActcaaaacaaaaaaactgCTGTGTTGGCCGAAGTAAAGAGGGCATCTCCATCCAAGGGCGATATCGACTTGAGTGTTGTTGCTTCTGAACAAGCCTTGCAATATGCcggtgctggtgctgcgGCGATTTCCGTATTAACTGAGCCTCATTGGTTCAAAGGTTCCATTGAGGATTTGAGATCTGTTAGAAGGGCTCTTGACGTGAAGTTCAAGGGTAACGAAGCCAACAGACCATGTGTATTGCGGAAGGAATTCATTTTCTCCAAATACCAAATCTTAGAGGCCAGACTTGCGGGTGCCGATACAGTGCTCTTGATTGTGAAGATGCTCAACGATGCCTTGTTAAAGGAATTGTACGATTATGCCAAGGAGCTACATCTAGAGCCACTTGTTGAAGTTAACTCATCTGCAGAACTAACACGTGCATTGAGTATCGGATCTAAGGTTATTGGTGTCAATAACAGAGATTTGCACTCTTTCAACGTGGATCTAAGTACAACATCTAGTTTGGTTGGACAAGTCCCAGAGGGTACGTTATTGATCGCCCTATCTGGTATTACAGTAGCGTCTGACGCTGATCAGTATAAGAAGGAAGGGGTTCATGGCGTTCTTGTCGGGGAAGCTTTGATGAGAGCTGAATCTGTAGATACCTTCATTCAAGAACTTAttaactaa
- the CDC11 gene encoding septin CDC11 — MASIIEASAALRKRKNLKRGIQFTLMVVGQSGSGRSTFINTLCGQKVVDTSTTILLPTDTNTQIDVQLREEIVELEDEEGVKIQLNIIDTPGFGDSLDNSPSFEVISDYIRHQYDEILLEESRVRRNPRFKDGRVHCCLYLINPTGHGLKEIDVEFIRRLGSLVNVIPVISKADSLTPEELKLNKKLISRDIDYYSLPIYNFPFDEEDATDEDFQTNTYLRGLLPFSIVGSNDVFESSDGTVIRGRKYPWGTLDVEDATISDFVVLRNTLLISHLSDMKEYTHEILYERYRTEALSGEMPHASVVSSDRVFSGVDGNQEYPGSPVASGRDSIRGAHGVGYNNDVNSMHSNNNANANNKDTYLAREEQIKLEEERLRVFEERVQQELQLKRQELLQREQELREIEERLEREAKLKQEGIKMEQ, encoded by the coding sequence ATGGCTAGTATCATCGAGGCTTCAGCAGCTCTGCGTAAGCGGAAAAATCTTAAAAGAGGTATTCAGTTCACTTTGATGGTTGTTGGACAATCTGGGAGTGGGAGATCTACATTTATCAACACGCTTTGTGGGCAAAAAGTGGTGGATACCTCCACAACTATTCTGTTGCCTACCGACACAAACACACAGATCGATGTGCAATTGAGGGAGGAGATTGTGGAGTTAGAAGATGAGGAGGGGGTCAAGATCCAGTTGAACATTATTGACACGCCTGGGTTTGGGGACTCTTTGGATAACTCTCCTTCTTTCGAGGTTATTTCGGATTACATTCGTCATCAGTACGACGAGATTTTACTCGAGGAGAGTCGTGTAAGGAGAAATCCTCGTTTCAAGGATGGGAGGGTACACTGTTGTTTGTACTTGATCAACCCCACGGGACATGGGTTGAAGGAGATTGATGTTGAGTTTATCAGAAGACTTGGGTCGTTGGTTAACGTGATCCCTGTCATTAGCAAAGCGGACTCTTTGACTCCTGAGGAGCTTAAACTGAACAAGAAACTCATTTCGAGGGACATCGATTATTACTCGTTGCCAATCTACAATTTCCCattcgatgaagaagatgctACAGATGAAGATTTCCAAACGAACACTTATCTCAGAGGACTTCTTCCCTTCAGTATTGTTGGTTCCAACGACGTGTTCGAGTCTTCTGACGGCACTGTGATTCGCGGCAGAAAATACCCATGGGGCACACTAGACGTGGAAGACGCAACCATTTCAGACTTCGTCGTGCTCAGAAACACGTTGCTCATTTCGCATCTAAGCGACATGAAGGAGTACACTCATGAAATCTTGTATGAAAGATACAGAACGGAGGCTTTGTCCGGTGAAATGCCACACGCCAGTGTCGTGTCCTCAGATAGGGTGTTCAGTGGGGTTGACGGTAACCAAGAATACCCAGGATCACCAGTTGCTTCGGGCAGAGATTCGATTAGAGGAGCACACGGTGTAGGATACAATAACGACGTCAACTCCATGCACTCTAACAAcaatgccaatgccaaCAACAAGGACACTTACTTGGCCAGAGAAGAACAAATCAAGctcgaagaagaaaggcTAAGGGTGTTCGAAGAAAGAGTACAACAAGAATTGCAACTAAAGAGACAGGAATTGCTAcaaagagaacaagaactaagggaaattgaagagaggCTCGAAAGAGAAGCTAAattgaaacaagaaggtATCAAAATGGAGCagtaa
- the HOC1 gene encoding alpha-1,6-mannosyltransferase: MAKAKRTNWKRIGTIAVPLIFAVVILFKVFNNSKSAADLQTLLQNLPKEINMGSSEETERKFMEKFEKFSQDMLRKQDEQARRFDRERKVLEKKIQELKQPARHATLREKLAVVFEYGTTQRFPAFVWQSWPYLDEDEKLEGDLQKNERNWANKNPGFVHEIVNDDTAAAFVHYFYSTIPEVIEAYDSLPTAILKIDFFKYLILLARGGVFADIDTDLLQPVPNWIPENVSPKEIGLIVGIEHDSKTPDWRSTYLRRLQFGNWIIQAKPGHPVIREMVAKITETTLDKKYSGQLNTNLRNDLTIMGWTGTGAWTDVIFTYFNDYVQSGVLDKITWKQFHNLKVPKLVGDVLVFPEVTFSAPRPDSDSDNQGSNPESNTALHFATHSKMKSWKSLPKAAANADK, encoded by the coding sequence ATGGCGAAAGCGAAAAGAACGAACTGGAAACGAATCGGGACGATTGCGGTTCCGTTGATCTTTGCAGTGGTTATATTGTTCAAAgtgttcaacaacagcaaatCAGCGGCGGATTTACAGACATTGTTGCAAAATCTACCCAAGGAGATTAACATGGGATCATCTGAGGAGACTGAACGGAAGTTCATGGAGAAATTCGAGAAGTTTAGCCAGGATATGTTGAGAAAACAGGACGAACAAGCCAGACGGTTTGATCGTGAAAGAAAGGtgttggagaagaagatccagGAGCTAAAACAGCCAGCTAGACATGCTACGTTGCGTGAGAAGCTTGCGGTTGTGTTTGAGTACGGTACTACTCAAAGATTCCCGGCATTTGTGTGGCAGAGTTGGCCATATCTGGACGAGGACGAGAAACTGGAAGGAGATTTACAGAAGAATGAGAGGAACTGGGCGAACAAGAACCCTGGGTTTGTGCATGAGATTGTGAATGATGACACAGCAGCAGCGTTTGttcattatttctactCCACTATACCAGAGGTGATCGAGGCGTACGATTCGTTGCCCACGGCAATCTTGAAGATCGATTTTTTCAAGTACTTGATCTTGCTCGCGCGCGGTGGTGTTTTCGCAGACATCGACACCGATCTGTTGCAGCCAGTACCCAACTGGATCCCAGAAAACGTTTCTCCAAAGGAAATTGGTCTTATCGTGGGAATTGAGCACGATTCGAAGACTCCTGACTGGAGATCTACGTACTTGAGACGTTTGCAGTTTGGAAACTGGATCATCCAGGCTAAGCCCGGTCACCCAGTGATTCGTGAAATGGTTGCCAAGATTACAGAAACAACGCTAGATAAGAAATACTCGGGGCAGCTTAACACCAACTTAAGAAACGATTTGACCATCATGGGCTGGACCGGGACCGGTGCATGGACCGACGTCATCTTCACGTACTTCAACGATTACGTGCAAAGTGGTGTGCTGGACAAGATCACATGGAAGCAGTTCCACAACTTGAAGGTCCCAAAGCTTGTAGGTGACGTTTTGGTGTTCCCAGAAGTCACATTTAGCGCACCTCGTCCGGACTCCGACTCTGATAACCAAGGATCAAATCCCGAGTCCAACACGGCTCTCCATTTCGCAACTCATTCCAAGATGAAGTCCTGGAAGTCCCTCCCAAAGGCAGCCGCTAATGCCGACAAATAG
- the MOG1 gene encoding Ran GTPase-binding protein MOG1: protein MSSWIKQELYGGAITTVIPKTFLDASMLRQVPDTQEVFVNSRRTDEPTSDNLGFNESIIVDLLQRVDETDDRKALEVHLEEVTSLDESSGHTIVTYNQQDNWQSCVAVETAYKWGKESLKETVVLCLGLLRLAEFETDVLISVLVPISSDDEAEHSAMEHAATTKSSEALPPRVVAAYGLLQDMMKAFKVEDPSLFA from the coding sequence ATGTCCTCCTGGataaaacaagaattgTACGGTGGGGCCATCACCACAGTGATCCCAAAGACTTTCCTCGATGCATCGATGCTCAGGCAGGTGCCCGACACTCAGGAAGTGTTTGTCAACAGCAGACGGACAGACGAACCTACCAGCGACAATCTCGGTTTCAATGAAAGTATAATTGTCGATCTTCTCCAGCGTGTGGACGAAACAGACGACCGCAAGGCTCTAGAAGTgcatcttgaagaagtgaCATCGCTAGACGAGTCGAGTGGACATACGATTGTGACGTACAACCAGCAAGATAACTGGCAATCGTGCGTTGCTGTTGAGACTGCGTACAAGTGGGGCAAGGAGTCCCTCAAGGAGACCGTTGTGTTGTGTTTGGGGCTTCTCAGGTTGGCGGAGTTTGAGACAGATGTGCTCATCTCGGTGCTAGTGCCCATTTCGTCGGACGACGAAGCCGAACACAGTGCGATGGAGCATGCGGCCACGACGAAATCGAGCGAGGCTCTTCCGCCCCGCGTTGTTGCGGCCTATGGGCTTCTCCAGGACATGATGAAGGCATTCAAGGTTGAGGACCCTTCGCTCTTTGCGTAG